From Pseudorca crassidens isolate mPseCra1 chromosome 15, mPseCra1.hap1, whole genome shotgun sequence, one genomic window encodes:
- the BCKDK gene encoding branched-chain alpha-ketoacid dehydrogenase kinase isoform X1: MILASVLGSGPRGGPALWPLLGPSLSLRARSTSATDTHHVEMARERSKTVTSFYNQSAIDVAAEKPSVRLTPTMMLYSGRSQDGSHLLKSARYLQQELPVRIAHRIKGFRSLPFIIGCNPTILHVHELYIRAFQKLTDFPPIKDQTDDAQYCQLVRQLLDDHKDVVTLLAEGLRESRKHIEDEKLVRYFLDKTLTSRLGIRMLATHHLALHEDKPDFVGIICTRLSPKKIIEKWVDFARRLCEHKYGNAPRVRINGHVAARFPFIPMPLDYILPELLKNAMRATMESHLDTPYNVPDVVITIANNDIDLVIRISDRGGGIAHKDLDRVMDYHFTTAEASTQDPRISPLFGHLDLHSGGQSGPMHGFGFGLPTSRAYAEYLGGSLRLQSLQGIGTDVYLRLRHIDGREESFRI, from the exons ATGATACTGGCTTCCGTGCTGGGGAGCGGACCCCGGGGCGGGCCAGCACTCTGGCCTCTCTTGGGGCCCTCACTGTCTCTCCGGGCCCGCTCCACATCAGCCACCGATACCCACCACGTGGAGATGGCACGGGAGCGCTCCAAGACAGTCACCTCCTTTTACAACCAGTCGGCCATCGATGTGGCAGCGGAGAAG CCCTCAGTCCGTCTCACTCCGACCATGATGCTCTATTCAGGCCGCTCTCAGGATGGCAGTCACCTTCTG aaaagtGCCCGGTACTTGCAGCAGGAGTTGCCAGTGAGGATCGCTCATCGTATCAAGGGCTTCCGCAGCCTTCCTTTCATCATTGGCTGCAACCCCACCATACTGCACGTG CACGAGTTGTACATCCGTGCCTTCCAGAAGCTGACAGACTTCCCTCCG ATCAAGGACCAGACGGATGATGCCCAATACTGCCAGCTGGTGCGACAGCTGTTGGACGACCACAAGGATGTGGTGACCCTCTTAGCTGAGGGCCTGCGTGAGAGCCGGAAGCACATAGAG GATGAGAAGCTCGTCCGCTACTTCTTAGACAAGACGTTGACTTCAAGGCTTGGGATACGCATGTTGGCTACACATCATCTGGCGCTACATGAGGACAAG CCCGACTTTGTTGGCATCATCTGCACTCGcctctcaccaaagaagattATTGAAAAGTGGGTGGACTTTGCCAG ACGCCTGTGTGAACACAAGTATGGCAATGCCCCCCGAGTCCGCATCAATGGACATGTGGCTGCCCGTTTTCCCTTCATCCCGATGCCGCTGGACTACATCCTGCCCGAGCTGCTCAAGAATGCCATGAG AGCCACAATGGAGAGTCACCTAGACACTCCCTACAATGTCCCAGATGTGGTCATCACCATCGCCAACAATGATATCGATCTCGTCATCAG GATTTCAGATCGGGGCGGGGGAATCGCTCACAAAGACCTGGATCGGGTTATGGACTACCACTTCACTACAGCTGAGGCCAGCACCCAGGACCCCCGGATCAGCCCCCTCTTCGGCCACCTGGACCTGCACAGTGGCGGCCAGTCGGGACCCATGCACGG CTTTGGCTTCGGGCTGCCCACATCGCGGGCCTACGCAGAGTACCTCGGTGGTTCCCTTCGGCTGCAGTCCCTACAGGGCATTGGCACGGACGTCTACCTGCGGCTCCGTCACATCGACGGCCGGGAGGAAAGCTTCCGCATCTGA
- the BCKDK gene encoding branched-chain alpha-ketoacid dehydrogenase kinase isoform X2 — protein MILASVLGSGPRGGPALWPLLGPSLSLRARSTSATDTHHVEMARERSKTVTSFYNQSAIDVAAEKKSARYLQQELPVRIAHRIKGFRSLPFIIGCNPTILHVHELYIRAFQKLTDFPPIKDQTDDAQYCQLVRQLLDDHKDVVTLLAEGLRESRKHIEDEKLVRYFLDKTLTSRLGIRMLATHHLALHEDKPDFVGIICTRLSPKKIIEKWVDFARRLCEHKYGNAPRVRINGHVAARFPFIPMPLDYILPELLKNAMRATMESHLDTPYNVPDVVITIANNDIDLVIRISDRGGGIAHKDLDRVMDYHFTTAEASTQDPRISPLFGHLDLHSGGQSGPMHGFGFGLPTSRAYAEYLGGSLRLQSLQGIGTDVYLRLRHIDGREESFRI, from the exons ATGATACTGGCTTCCGTGCTGGGGAGCGGACCCCGGGGCGGGCCAGCACTCTGGCCTCTCTTGGGGCCCTCACTGTCTCTCCGGGCCCGCTCCACATCAGCCACCGATACCCACCACGTGGAGATGGCACGGGAGCGCTCCAAGACAGTCACCTCCTTTTACAACCAGTCGGCCATCGATGTGGCAGCGGAGAAG aaaagtGCCCGGTACTTGCAGCAGGAGTTGCCAGTGAGGATCGCTCATCGTATCAAGGGCTTCCGCAGCCTTCCTTTCATCATTGGCTGCAACCCCACCATACTGCACGTG CACGAGTTGTACATCCGTGCCTTCCAGAAGCTGACAGACTTCCCTCCG ATCAAGGACCAGACGGATGATGCCCAATACTGCCAGCTGGTGCGACAGCTGTTGGACGACCACAAGGATGTGGTGACCCTCTTAGCTGAGGGCCTGCGTGAGAGCCGGAAGCACATAGAG GATGAGAAGCTCGTCCGCTACTTCTTAGACAAGACGTTGACTTCAAGGCTTGGGATACGCATGTTGGCTACACATCATCTGGCGCTACATGAGGACAAG CCCGACTTTGTTGGCATCATCTGCACTCGcctctcaccaaagaagattATTGAAAAGTGGGTGGACTTTGCCAG ACGCCTGTGTGAACACAAGTATGGCAATGCCCCCCGAGTCCGCATCAATGGACATGTGGCTGCCCGTTTTCCCTTCATCCCGATGCCGCTGGACTACATCCTGCCCGAGCTGCTCAAGAATGCCATGAG AGCCACAATGGAGAGTCACCTAGACACTCCCTACAATGTCCCAGATGTGGTCATCACCATCGCCAACAATGATATCGATCTCGTCATCAG GATTTCAGATCGGGGCGGGGGAATCGCTCACAAAGACCTGGATCGGGTTATGGACTACCACTTCACTACAGCTGAGGCCAGCACCCAGGACCCCCGGATCAGCCCCCTCTTCGGCCACCTGGACCTGCACAGTGGCGGCCAGTCGGGACCCATGCACGG CTTTGGCTTCGGGCTGCCCACATCGCGGGCCTACGCAGAGTACCTCGGTGGTTCCCTTCGGCTGCAGTCCCTACAGGGCATTGGCACGGACGTCTACCTGCGGCTCCGTCACATCGACGGCCGGGAGGAAAGCTTCCGCATCTGA